The Desulfatiglans sp. region CAGTCATCTGTGTTATCCACCAGACCAACTACCTGCTTGACCAGCAGTTAAGAACCCTTGAAAAGGATTTTGTTAATGAGGGCGGTTTTACTGAGCGGTTACACCGGGTAAGAACAGAGGCGAGAAAATGGAACAAGAGCAAATAATATACTCCGAGGATGACCTTTTGCCACTTTCAGGTTTGCAGCATATTATCTTCTGCAAAAGGCAGGCTGCCCTTATTCATATTGAGCAGGCATGGGCAGAAAACCTGCTTACTGCCGAAGGCAGGATCATGCATGACAAGGTGCACGAAGGGGGGAGCGAATCAAGGGGGGATGTCCGGGTTGAGTATGCAATGCCTTTGCGTTCTCTTAAGCTGGGGTTAATAGCCAAGGCTGATGTTGTTGAGTTTCACAGGGTGAATAACCCTGAAGATGGTAAGGTGATAAAATGGCAGCCCTTTCCTGTGGAGTATAAGCATGGCAAACCCAAAAAAGATAATTCTGATAAGGTGCAGTTATGCGGCCAGGCAATGTGTCTTGAAGAGATGCTTAACGTCAGGGTAGGGCAGGGGGCCTTGTTTTATGGGGCTGTCAGAAGGAGAGAGGATGTTGTTTTTGATGATGAGTTAAGGCAATTTACCCAGGGTGTGGCAATGGAGTTTCATGAACTCGTATTGAGCGGGATTACACCAAAGGGGGTGTATTCAAAAAAATGTGACAATTGTTCCCTTTATGAACTGTGTCTGCCAAAGACAGTCAGTAAAAACCGAAGGATAAATAATTTCTTGAAAGAGATGGTGCTTGAGAAATGAAAAAACATTTGAACACCCTGTTTGTAACAACCCAAGGGGCTTACCTCAACAAAGAAGGTGAGACAGTGGTTGTGAATGTGGAAAAGGAGGTAAAGCTCAGGCTCCCCATACACACCATTGGTGGAATCATCTGTTTTGGCAATGTGATGTGCAGCCCTTATCTATTGGGTTTTTGCGCTGAAAAGGATGTTGCTGTCAGCTTTCTCACTGAAAATGGCAGGTTTCTTGCCAGGGTCCAGGGGCCGGTATCAGGTAATGTGCTCTTAAGAAGGGAGCAGTATCGAAGGGCAGATAACCCGGAGGCAACCGCTCATATAGTAAAATCCATATTGACCGGAAAGCTTGCCAACTGCCGAACAGTGCTCAAAAGGGCATTAAGGGATCACCCTGATAAAATAAATGTGGAGGCAGTAAAAGAAGTCGCAGACAAATTAGGATACTCTCTTGATCGATTGCAGGAGGATCTACCTCTTGATGTGTTAAGGGGCATAGAGGGCGAGGCTGCAAGGGCCTATTTCAGCGTATTTGATCACCTGATAATTGCACAAAAACAGGAATTTTATTTCAGGGAACGTAACAGAAGACCGCCCCTTGACCGTGTTAACTGCCTGCTTTCATTTATAT contains the following coding sequences:
- the cas4 gene encoding CRISPR-associated protein Cas4, translating into MEQEQIIYSEDDLLPLSGLQHIIFCKRQAALIHIEQAWAENLLTAEGRIMHDKVHEGGSESRGDVRVEYAMPLRSLKLGLIAKADVVEFHRVNNPEDGKVIKWQPFPVEYKHGKPKKDNSDKVQLCGQAMCLEEMLNVRVGQGALFYGAVRRREDVVFDDELRQFTQGVAMEFHELVLSGITPKGVYSKKCDNCSLYELCLPKTVSKNRRINNFLKEMVLEK
- the cas1c gene encoding type I-C CRISPR-associated endonuclease Cas1 produces the protein MKKHLNTLFVTTQGAYLNKEGETVVVNVEKEVKLRLPIHTIGGIICFGNVMCSPYLLGFCAEKDVAVSFLTENGRFLARVQGPVSGNVLLRREQYRRADNPEATAHIVKSILTGKLANCRTVLKRALRDHPDKINVEAVKEVADKLGYSLDRLQEDLPLDVLRGIEGEAARAYFSVFDHLIIAQKQEFYFRERNRRPPLDRVNCLLSFIYTIVMHDVRSALETTGLDPAVGFLHRDRPGRPGLALDMMEEFRPFLADRMALSLINLNQLKPEGFTTVESGAVIMDDETRKTLLTTYQKRKQDTIDHPYLNEKVTIGILFYTQALLMARFLRGDIDGYPPFIWR